The nucleotide sequence AAGAAGAATTTTATAGCAGTCCGCAGTAAGGTACCAACAGGCCAGGGGCTTAAGCCCCTTGTTCCGCAGCATGGGGATGTCCGGAGCGATCTACGCGGCGCTATATCGCATCCAAGTTGCGTCGGGCAGACATCTTGTCTGCTCTAGCCCAGCCAAGACGGCTGTCCACACTTAATTAACCTGAGTTCGGGTTAAGCTTCGCGGCCCATCCGCCAGGGAATAAATTTCCCTGGCTCATAGCAAACGTCCGTTAAAACGGACTCAATCGGGTCGCTATCCCCACATCGGCAGTCCGTTTCAACGGACTTGTGACCATGAGCCATGGACTTTGAGTCCTCGGCAGGGTGCCAACGCCAGGAATTTCTTACCCCGAATTGACGTTAATTAAATTCCCATTCTTTAGTTCTCTTTTTTCGACTGGCGCGGATTAGTCACCACGAGTTCAAAAATCCAACCCGGAATTTCTTTAATCTTTTCCGCCATGCGTCGCAGATCTTCTAAGCCGTTGAGGGTCAAACTCTCGCGGGTTCTGACTTCGATCGCAATCACCTTGTCAGCCCCTCGGGCAATCAAATCCAGAGGACATTTTGATAGGGGTTCTGGCAACTCTGCTGCCTGCGGATACACGGTCACGTCATACCCTTCGCTGCGATATTCGCGCGCCAGTTTCAGCACCCGGCGGTGCTCCAAACTCGATTGATGGGTGCGATAGCTCATATCAGTGACAACTCGCAAGAACGCATTAGCTCAAATCGGCAGGATCCGGAGCGTATTCGATCCTAACATGCACAAATTCTACTCCCTGGATAAAGCCCGCCGCTAGTATCGGCGACATGCCCCGCACCCGAAAGGAGCCATTCAAATTTTTACGGCGGCTAATCACATCTGACGCCAGATAATCGTGTTCAAAAATCACCCCCACCAACGCAGCACGCACCGGCTTAATAATGTTGTCGCTATCGGGCACGCTGTCTTCTTTGCCACTCGGCGCGTCGAAATAATAAGTCAGCTTCAGGCGCACATAATCATCGTAGGGGCGATCGCCCTCCCAGCTTTGAGTCGCAACCTTTTGCACCATCGCCATCCACGCGTGGAGCTTTGACTGATCTTTGGTTTGAAACGAAACAGGCCGACCCGGCAGGATGAATTCGCAAGGGAGCACAAGCTTAGACCAAAGGAGACACCAAAGCCGACGATAGGAACTGCAGGTGGCTCAGCCAGCCTGCACCAGTCCATAAATTTTTATAGTAAATCTGTCCTGGTTTTATGGTTGATGACGCTATGTCGATCCCAAAGGTGTCATTGAGTCACAAAGTCGTGCACCTCCACGCAACTTGGCCAATTCAGGCACCTGGATCGATTAGTTAGGAACGTTACCATCACCACCAGACCAGTCGTCTGCCCCCCTGCTCCTCTGCCCCCCTGCTCCTCTGCCCCCCCTGCTCCTCTCCCTCTTGTCCCCAGGCTCCTGCCCCTCCGGCTCCTCTCCCTCTACCCCCCTGCCCTCCTACCCCGCTGCCGCCTAATTAATCCTGAACATCACCATTCTCCCCCTTTTGCCTGGGCGATCGCCGCTACCAATTCCTGAAAGCCCGCCACTTCTGCACTTGGGGTGATCAGCGTGGGACGGTGTTGCAGGCGATCGACATAGTGCTGCACATTTGCCACACCGACCGATAACGGGAAGAGATTGCCATCAAATAATCCTTCATCATTGGGACTATCGCCCACGGTCACCACATCCGTCAAAGCAATGTGGGGAAAATGCTGCTGCAAAACCCGTTGCAGCCCCACACCTTTGTCTTGCTGCTGGGGACGAATGTGGCACTGCACCGTACTGTAAGTGAAGCCCCATCCGGCTTGGCGACAGGTTGCGGCAATGCAGTCCAGCGCTGCCGGAGACAAATCGCCCACCGCAAAGGTCCAGTCCGTCAGGCGAAAGGGATTATCGACCGCCGGGGTGAGGTCAGGAAACTCTCCTTGCAATTGAGCAAACATTGTGGCCAACTGTTGACGATGCTGAGCGATCGCGGGCACCTCCACCAATAGTTCGGTTGCGCCTGTCTGGGGAGCGATAAAGACGCCGCCGTTTTCCGCGATCGCCCCCACCACGGGCAAATAGTGGGTCACCGCCTGCACCCAACCCGCCGAACGCCCCGTCACAATGAGCGTCGCAACCGACAAATCTGCGAGGGTGGTCAGCGCTTGCAGTAAATCGGGCGTAAATTGACCCTGCCGTGTCAACGTACCGTCCATGTCGCTGGCGACCAGTTGCACCCTTTGTAGCTGTGACCACGAAGATTCTTGCCACAGCACCGGAGATTTTTTCATAAACGTCCTAAACTTTGGGGATGTTGGAAGGATTCAGGGCTATGGCACAACGTTCGCCGGATCAACGCAATGATTACTATCTGATCGAAGCAGCTCGTGCAGGTATCCACAAGCCAATTTTGGCGGCTCTGTACGCGACTCAGCGTAAACCACCGTTGGTCGATGGCGAAACGGGCCTCGGCATTGCTCCCGCCAATCGGATCCCCCCCGATCAGGTCAATACTTTTCCCGAGCAGGTGCAATACGCGGCCAACACGATTCGCAGTCTCACCAGTCACCTCACCGCCACGGGCTGGCAGGGTAAGGATCTCTGGGATATGGCCGCCGGTCGCTATACCGATCGCTTTTTGCAAGCGATCGCCGAAGGCTACAATCCTCCTCCCAACGACGCCGCAGCCGCCCATTTAGAACCTGTGGATGCGAGGGAATTGCGGCAAGCTTACCTCGCTGATCTGAAAACTGACTTTAGTGCCGCCACCCTGCCCCAAAACCTCGCCAACCTCGATACGGTACTGATCGCCTTTGTAGAGCGAATCCCCAACAATTACAGTCGGCTGACCTTTCAACGAGAAGCTCTGTTAGAAACCGTGCGGATGTGGCGCAAGCTCGATACCCAAGCCGCCGCGATCGCCGCCCTTGGCTTTGATGAATCGCCCGACCAAGTTGATGAAGCCAAACTCGATCAAGCGCTCCTGCAATTCATTGCCCAAGCCGATCGCTATTTTTCCGGCTATCCCAACCAGCGCGAGGCCCTGATTCGCTTAGTGCAGATTTGGCGAGAGCTGGACTCCCGAGAAGAAGCGATTCAAAGCCTGTCAGCAGAAGATCCGTTCGCCCACGAAAGCAATCCTGAAATTCTCGACCCGGCTTTGGTGGCCTTTGTCCAACGGCTGCCCGCTAACTATCGCGGTCAGGGAGATCAACGATTTGCCCTGACCGAAGGCTATCGCATGTGGCACGGCTTAGACTCGCGCCCGACAGTGCTGCGCCAGTTAGGAATCGATCCCCAAACCTTAGTCAATCAAGCAGGCAATGCTACGGCGATCGCCCAGGTTGCCCAGCAACTCGATCGCGCCCTCCTCGATTTTTGGCTGACGGTGCCCACGATTTACACGGGTGCGGCCAATCAGCGGGAAGCCTTAATTCGCCTGGTCACTATTTGGCGGCGGTTAGATGGCCGCATCCCCGCGATTCAGTCCCTCTTCAATGATTTGCGGCGGATGGAACGCGCCCGCCGCGATGCCCTCGAAGCCATGCCCGCGCCGATGCCGGCCCCGCCGCCCCGCCGCCCGACTCGTTGGACTCCCGACAATCTGCAACTCGCCGCCGCCATTGTGCCGGGCGGTAGCTTTACCTGGGCCGAGGCAACCCGAGGCGGCGCGCGCATGCCCCCCGACCAAGCCACCGTTGACGCGATGATCCGCATTGCCCAGTTAGCTCAAGAAGCCCGCGATCGCATTGGTCGGCCCTTTATCATCACCAGTTGGTACCGGCCCCCAGCGATCAACGCCCAGGCCGGGGGGGCCTCCATGAGTCGGCATATCGTGGGAGATGCGATCGACTTTTATTGTGATGGCTTAACGGGCCGTCAACTTTACTGGGCGCTAGATCCCTGGTGGCCCGGTGGCTTAGGCCGCTATACGCGCTTTCCCTATCTCTGTCACCTAGACGCCCGAGGTTATCGAGCCCGCTGGCTTCACTAAAGTACAAAGCACTTCATGATACGGATCAGAGCCTAAACGGGAATCTTAAAGATATGAGTTGAACAGGTTTTCCTGCCATGTTATTTCCGTCTCCTCAGACCCAGCTGATCGTGGCTCAAGCACCAGCCCCAGAACCACCACCGGCCCCAGCCAAACCCATCAATCTCTGGATGATGACCTCTGGAGTGCTGTTTGTTTTGCTGATCGCTGCCGGTGTCATGAACTACTTGCAGGACAAACGCCTGCGCAAACAAATCAAGTTTGTGGAGTACAAAAATCAGGAACTGCAAAAGCGGGTCAAAATGGCCACCGCCACCATCACGAAGATGGAGAAAAACCCTGACTTGGTGCACTCACGCGAATTCAACCTTGACTATCTGCGAATGCGCATGGAAGAAGAGATGTTCCACTTCCAGATTGTGAACCAGCTAAAAGTCAAGGTGAAACAGCAATTGGCGGCGGCATTGCGACCCCAACAGGCGGAAACTGGCATGGTAGGCATTGCCAGCAAAGCGCGGCAAATCGATCAAATTTTTGATGTGGCCTATAAAACGAGCGAAGCACTGGGCTCTAAAACGCGGATTCTCTTCCGCATTGAAATCAAACTGGCGAAGCTGCCCACCCAGTCTACCTCGACCACCATTAATCAAATTATTGAGTGTATTGAAACCTTCTTAAGTCCCGAGGCGGAAGGTGGAGCCTGGCAACCCACGATTCAAGGACGGCTAGCCAATATGCACTGGGATCAAAAAGCCAAGCCGACCCCCCTCCTGATTTTGGAACAATCGGCAGAAGGCGTTAACGTCACCATTCGCAGTACCTATAAGCCAGCTTAGGCGGCGATGATGGTGGCCTCATCCTGGTTTGCTATCAGGCAAATAAGGACTTAGCACTTCAATCATTTTCCCAAAACCATAAGGGTGTTGTCAGGGTTGGGCAGTGCCAAACCCCAACGATCCCGGAGGCCATTTGCAAACACCTCCTAAGCACCCCGAGCTAGCCCCATTCAAAGATCGCTGCGCCCCAACTCAAGCCAGCCCCAAACCCCGATGACGCCACCACATCACCCGGCTTGATTTGGCCCGCGCGGACAGCTTCATCCAACGCGATCGGAATCGAGGCCGCAGACGTATTGCCATGTCGGCTCATATTGCTAATCACCCGCTCAGCAGGAATGTCTAAGCGACTAGCAACGGCATCCAAAATCCGCTGGTTGGCTTGGTGCAGCAGCAACCAATCAACATCCTGAGTTGTCAAGTTTGCACGGTACAAGGCTTTCTCAACAATTTCTGGCACTCGCTTCACCGCAAATCGATACACT is from Leptolyngbya iicbica LK and encodes:
- a CDS encoding RusA family crossover junction endodeoxyribonuclease, with amino-acid sequence MLPCEFILPGRPVSFQTKDQSKLHAWMAMVQKVATQSWEGDRPYDDYVRLKLTYYFDAPSGKEDSVPDSDNIIKPVRAALVGVIFEHDYLASDVISRRKNLNGSFRVRGMSPILAAGFIQGVEFVHVRIEYAPDPADLS
- a CDS encoding D-Ala-D-Ala carboxypeptidase family metallohydrolase; translation: MAQRSPDQRNDYYLIEAARAGIHKPILAALYATQRKPPLVDGETGLGIAPANRIPPDQVNTFPEQVQYAANTIRSLTSHLTATGWQGKDLWDMAAGRYTDRFLQAIAEGYNPPPNDAAAAHLEPVDARELRQAYLADLKTDFSAATLPQNLANLDTVLIAFVERIPNNYSRLTFQREALLETVRMWRKLDTQAAAIAALGFDESPDQVDEAKLDQALLQFIAQADRYFSGYPNQREALIRLVQIWRELDSREEAIQSLSAEDPFAHESNPEILDPALVAFVQRLPANYRGQGDQRFALTEGYRMWHGLDSRPTVLRQLGIDPQTLVNQAGNATAIAQVAQQLDRALLDFWLTVPTIYTGAANQREALIRLVTIWRRLDGRIPAIQSLFNDLRRMERARRDALEAMPAPMPAPPPRRPTRWTPDNLQLAAAIVPGGSFTWAEATRGGARMPPDQATVDAMIRIAQLAQEARDRIGRPFIITSWYRPPAINAQAGGASMSRHIVGDAIDFYCDGLTGRQLYWALDPWWPGGLGRYTRFPYLCHLDARGYRARWLH
- a CDS encoding HAD family hydrolase; its protein translation is MKKSPVLWQESSWSQLQRVQLVASDMDGTLTRQGQFTPDLLQALTTLADLSVATLIVTGRSAGWVQAVTHYLPVVGAIAENGGVFIAPQTGATELLVEVPAIAQHRQQLATMFAQLQGEFPDLTPAVDNPFRLTDWTFAVGDLSPAALDCIAATCRQAGWGFTYSTVQCHIRPQQQDKGVGLQRVLQQHFPHIALTDVVTVGDSPNDEGLFDGNLFPLSVGVANVQHYVDRLQHRPTLITPSAEVAGFQELVAAIAQAKGGEW